A region of Silurus meridionalis isolate SWU-2019-XX chromosome 17, ASM1480568v1, whole genome shotgun sequence DNA encodes the following proteins:
- the bnip3la gene encoding BCL2 interacting protein 3 like a translates to MTLQCRWGREGSHGVCAFPRAYTSRRVDGPDQCRRGDMSATGAVQQNNNEEPGLNGSWVELELNGNMASGRQQLIPSLAVSEDNRNHGETEPPQSLQVVQEVEEESLTGGLEHVPSSSSIHNGDMEKILLDAQHESSPSGSSCNSPPRPHSPEHDEGLITFDVEMPSEKDCQSEDDSLEKDKEDDMVTGESWVADWSSRPENIPPKEFQFRHPKRSGPVSLSMRKTGAMKKGGVFSAEFLKVFIPSLLLSHLLALGLGVYIGKRLSTPSTSSF, encoded by the exons ATGACGTTGCAGTGCAGGTGGGGCCGCGAGGGCTCGCACGGCGTTTGCGCGTTCCCGAGAGCGTACACGAGCCGCCGTGTTGACGGACCAGATCAGTGCAGGAGAGGCGACATGTCTGCTACTGGCGCCGTGCAGCAGAACAACAATGAAGAGCCAGGCCTAAACG GGTCCTGGGTGGAGTTGGAGCTAAATGGGAACATGGCATCTGGAAGGCAGCAGCTGATCCCAAGCCTGGCTGTCTCTGAGGACAACAGGAACCACGGTGAAACGGAGCCTCCACAATCCCTACAGGTGGTGCAAGAAGTTGAGGAAGAGAGCCTGACTGGAGGACTTGAACATGTCCCCTCATCCTCTTCCATCCATAATGGAGACATGGAAAAGATCTTACTGGATGCCCAGCATGAATCCAGTCCCAGTGGGTCCTCCTGTAATAG TCCTCCAAGACCCCACAGTCCTGAGCATGATGAAGGCCTGATTACCTTTGATGTGGAGATGCCCAGTGAGAAAGATTGCCAG TCAGAGGATGACAGTCTGGAGAAGGACAAAGAGGATGACATGGTTACAGGGGAGAGCTGGGTGGCAGATTGGTCTAGCCGACCTGAAAATATTCCTCCCAA GGAGTTCCAGTTCCGGCACCCAAAGCGATCAGGTCCGGTTTCTCTGAGTATGAGAAAGACAGGTGCTATGAAGAAAGGGGGAGTGTTTTCTGCCGAATTTCTCAAGGTGTTCATTCCCTCTCTTCTGCTCTCTCACCTCCTTGCCCTGGGATTAGG GGTCTATATTGGGAAGAGGCTGAGCACACCCTCTACCAGCTCATTTTAA